Proteins from a genomic interval of Phocoena phocoena chromosome 20, mPhoPho1.1, whole genome shotgun sequence:
- the LOC136140358 gene encoding tigger transposable element-derived protein 1-like — translation MPGKRPRNATAIPRAKRERKAITLDMKLEVLRRFEVGEKLSQVAKALGLAVSTVATIRDNKEKIKASSQIATPLRASRLTRHRSAVMETMERLLRVWLEDQSQRNVPLSVTVIQEKAKSLFDDLQRERGERSQTAKFSASKGWFVRFKERHCLPHFKMSSAAPGKEDVYPEILKSIIQEGEYTPQQVFNVDETGLYWKRMPERTFISVEEKAEPGFKSSKDRLMLLLGGNAAGDFKLKPLLVYHSENPKALEGYSKPNLPVIWRSNKKAWATRSIFHEWFTYFFCPAIEKYCAQNNLTNKALLILDNAPCHPVNLSDLSDNVRVEYLHDNTADSIQPMGQGVASTFKAHYLRRTFEHILEATDGDDTAEIREFWRKYSIMDAVDNIAIAWEELRPATMNSVWKKIWPECVQFQSVSQTDNIAQLQQNIVTLAKSVALGEVGEADVDQLLQSHEEGLSNEELVQLEQEPAGEEEEGEEAAPALRQLTTRELSAAFSHFEAGLQVLTSNSPDDAWNLKVSRAINDAISCYRDLYSEKEWRSKQLS, via the coding sequence ATGCCTGGGAAAAGGCCCCGAAATGCGACGGCCATCCCGAGAGCCAAGAGGGAACGGAAAGCAATTACCCTCGACATGAAATTAGAAGTGTTAAGACGGTTTGAAGTGGGTGAAAAGCTCAGCCAGGTCGCAAAGGCCTTAGGCCTTGCTGTCTCTACAGTGGCGACAATCCgagataacaaagaaaaaatcaaagCGAGTTCACAAATAGCTACTCCGTTGAGAGCCTCCCGTTTGACTCGCCACCGAAGTGCAGTCATGGAGACGATGGAGCGGTTGTTGCGTGTGTGGCTTGAAGACCAGAGCCAGCGAAACGTGCCCCTGAGCGTCACCGTTATTCAGGAGAAGGCTAAGAGTTTGTTTGATGACTTACAGCGTGAACGAGGGGAGCGCTCTCAAACAGCAAAGTTCAGTGCAAGTAAAGGGTGGTTTGTGAGATTCAAGGAACGCCACTGTTTGCCCCACTTCAAGATGAGCAGCGCGGCTCCTGGTAAGGAGGATGTATATCCAGAAATCCTGAAAAGCATCATCCAGGAAGGTGAGTACACCCCCCAGCAAGTGTTTAATGTAGATGAGACAGGGCTTTATTGGAAAAGAATGCCTGAAAGAACGTTTATTTCGGTAGAAGAGAAAGCTGAGCCCGGGTTTAAATCATCCAAAGACCGCTTGATGCTGCTGCTTGGCGGCAATGCAGCTGgggactttaagttgaagccctTATTGGTGTACCACTCAGAAAACCCCAAGGCTCTGGAGGGGTACTCCAAGCCCAATTTGCCTGTGATTTGGCGCTCCAATAAAAAGGCCTGGGCAACCAGGAGCATCTTTCATGAGTGGTTCACATACTTTTTTTGCCCTGCCATTGAAAAATACTGTGCCCAAAATAATCTCACCAACAAAGCACTGCTCATCTTAGACAATGCGCCATGCCACCCAGTAAATTTGAGCGATCTGTCTGATAATGTAAGAGTGGAATATCTTCATGACAATACAGCTGACTCCATCCAGCCCATGGGTCAAGGTGTGGCCTCTACCTTCAAAGCTCATTACCTGAGAAGGACTTTTGAGCACATCCTAGAAGCAACAGATGGGGACGATACAGCTGAGATCAGGGAGTTTTGGAGAAAGTACAGCATCATGGATGCCGTGGACAACATTGCAATAGCTTGGGAGGAGCTCAGGCCAGCAACAATGAACAGTGTGTGGAAGAAGATTTGGCCCGAGTGTGTTCAGTTCCAGAGTGTTTCCCAAACAGACAACATTGCCCAGCTTCAACAAAATATTGTGACCCTTGCCAAGAGTGTGGCCCTCGGAGAGGTGGGAGAAGCTGACGTGGACCAGCTGCTGCAGTCCCACGAGGAGGGTCTCTCAAATGAGGAGCTGGTGCAGCTGGAGCAGGAACcggcaggagaggaggaggagggtgaaGAGGCTGCACCTGCCCTGCGCCAACTAACCACACGGGAGCTGTCAGCAGCCTTCTCACATTTCGAGGCCGGCTTGCAGGTCCTTACCAGTAACAGCCCTGATGATGCGTGGAACCTGAAAGTTTCGAGAGCAATCAACGATGCAATAAGCTGCTACAGGGACCTGTACAGTGAGAAGGAGTGGCGCTCAAAGCAGCTCTCCTAG